One Centroberyx gerrardi isolate f3 chromosome 2, fCenGer3.hap1.cur.20231027, whole genome shotgun sequence DNA window includes the following coding sequences:
- the atp2a2b gene encoding sarcoplasmic/endoplasmic reticulum calcium ATPase 2b has protein sequence MDNAHTKTVEEVYSFFNVNESTGLGLDQVKKQRERYGPNELPAEEGKSLWELVIEQFEDLLVRILLLAACISFVLAWFEEGEETVTAFVEPFVILLILIANAIVGVWQERNAENAIEALKEYEPEMGKVYRQDRKSVQRIKARDIVPGDIVEVAVGDKVPADIRLSSIKSTTLRVDQSILTGESVSVIKHTDPVPDPRAVNQDKKNMLFSGTNIAAGKAVGVVVATGVNTEIGKIRDEMAATEQERTPLQQKLDEFGEQLSKVISLICIAVWIINIGHFNDPVHGGSWIRGAVYYFKIAVALAVAAIPEGLPAVITTCLALGTRRMAKKNAIVRSLPSVETLGCTSVICSDKTGTLTTNQMSVCRMFIIDKVVGDHCSLKEFTVTGSTYAPDGEVFHDSKPVKCSQYDALVELASICALCNDSSLDYNESKGVYEKVGEATETALTCLVEKMNVFDTDVKGLSKIERANACNSVIKQLMKKEFTLEFSRDRKSMSVYCTPNKARSSIGKMFVKGAPEGVIDRCTHIRVGSNKVPLTPGIKEKVMSVIREYGTGRDTLRCLALATRDNPMSKEDLVLEDSARFIEYETDLTFVGCVGMLDPPRAEVAASIKLCRLAGIRVIMITGDNKGTAVAICRRIGIFGEEDDVSSMAFTGREFDDLSPAAQRDAVVKARCFARVEPSHKSKIVEFLQSYDEITAMTGDGVNDAPALKKAEIGIAMGSGTAVAKTASEMVLADDNFSTIVAAVEEGRAIYNNMKQFIRYLISSNVGEVVCIFLTAALGFPEALIPVQLLWVNLVTDGLPATALGFNPPDLDIMNKPPRNAREPLISGWLFFRYLAIGCYVGAATVGAAAWWFVAAEDGPRITFYQLSHFLQCGPENPDFKGLDCELFESPYPMTMALSVLVTIEMCNALNSVSENQSLLRMPPWENVWLLGAICLSMSLHFLILYVEPLPIIFQITPLNLTQWLMVLKISLPVILLDELLKFAARNYLEPGKELEKPAGTKGCCLSACMEGISWPFVAVSLPLVLWIYSSDTNMADMFWS, from the exons ATGGacaacgcacacacaaagacggTTGAAGAAGTTTACAGCTTTTTTAACGTAAATGAAAGTACAGGTCTGGGTTTAGACCAAGTGAAGAAACAACGGGAAAGATATGGACCTAACG AATTGCCAGCTGAGGAGG GTAAATCTCTTTGGGAACTGGTGATCGAACAGTTTGAAGATTTGCTTGTGAGGATCCTTTTACTCGCTGCCTGCATATCTTTT GTGCTGGCCTGGtttgaggagggagaggaaaccGTCACGGCCTTTGTGGAGCCTTTTGTTATCCTACTTATTCTCATAGCAAATGCCATTGTAGGAGTCTGGCAG GAGCGAAATGCAGAAAATGCCATTGAAGCACTTAAGGAGTACGAGCCAGAGATGGGGAAGGTGTACCGCCAGGATAGGAAGAGTGTCCAGAGGATCAAGGCCAGGGACATTGTGCCTGGGGACATCGTGGAGGTGGCTG TTGGTGATAAAGTGCCCGCAGACATCCGGTTGTCGTCTATCAAGTCAACCACACTAAGGGTAGACCAATCAATTCTTACAG GAGAGTCGGTCTCTGTGATCAAACACACTGACCCAGTGCCTGACCCCCGTGCCGTCAACCAGGACAAGAAGAACATGCTCTTCTCT GGCACCAACATTGCAGCTGGCAAGGCTGTTGGTGTGGTGGTGGCCACAGGCGTCAACACAGAGATTGGCAAGATCCGAGATGAGATGGCAGCAACAGAGCAGGAGCGCACACCGCTGCAGCAGAAGCTGGATGAGTTTGGAGAACAACTATCCAag GTTATTTCACTGATCTGCATCGCTGTGTGGATCATCAACATTGGCCATTTCAATGATCCTGTCCACGGAGGCTCCTGGATTCGCGGGGCTGTCTACTACTTCAAGATCGCAGTGGCTCTGGCAGTAGCTGCTATCCCTGAGG GTCTGCCTGCAGTCATCACCACCTGCCTGGCCTTGGGAACGCGCCGCATGGCCAAGAAGAATGCCATCGTCCGCAGTTTGCCCTCTGTGGAGACTCTTGGTTGCACCTCTGTCATCTGCTCTGACAAGACCGGCACGCTGACCACCAATCAGATGTCTGTCTGCAGG ATGTTCATCATTGACAAGGTGGTGGGCGATCACTGCTCCCTGAAAGAATTCACCGTCACTGGTTCTACATATGCCCCTGATGGAGAAGT GTTCCATGATAGCAAACCAGTGAAGTGTTCCCAGTATGATGCCTTGGTGGAGTTGGCCTCCATCTGTGCTCTATGTAATGATTCCTCATTGGACTACAATGAG TCCAAAGGTGTGTATGAGAAGGTTGGTGAGGCCACAGAGACGGCGCTCACCTGCCTGGTGGAGAAGATGAATGTGTTTGACACAGATGTTAAGGGCCTGTCCAAGATTGAGAGAGCCAACGCCTGCAACTCT GTGATCAAGCAGCTGATGAAGAAGGAGTTTACCTTGGAATTTTCCAGAGACAGGAAGTCCATGTCTGTGTACTGCACTCCTAACAAGGCTCGCTCCTCCATTGGCAAGATGTTTGTCAAG GGTGCCCCTGAgggagtgattgacaggtgcaCCCACATCCGTGTGGGCAGCAACAAGGTGCCCCTGACCCCTGGCATCAAGGAGAAGGTGATGTCAGTGATCAGGGAGTATGGGACAGGCAGGGACACCCTGCGCTGTCTGGCCCTGGCCACCCGAGACAACCCCATGAGCAAGGAGGACCTGGTGTTGGAGGACTCGGCCCGCTTCATTGAGTACGAG acCGATCTGACGTTTGTGGGCTGTGTGGGCATGCTGGACCCCCCCAGGGCAGAGGTGGCAGCCTCTATTAAACTGTGCCGTCTGGCCGGCATCCGAGTAATCATGATCACTGGAGACAACAAAG GGACGGCTGTGGCTATCTGCAGACGTATTGGCATTTTTGGCGAGGAAGACGACGTCTCCAGCATGGCTTTCACTGGCCGGGAGTTTGATGACCTGTCGCCTGCTGCACAAAGAGATGCTGTGGTCAAGGCCCGCTGCTTTGCCCGTGTGGAGCCCTCGCATAAGTCCAAAATTGTTGAGTTTCTGCAGTCCTACGATGAGATTACTGCTATG acTGGGGATGGAGTAAATGATGCCCCTGCTCTCAAGAAGGCTGAGATTGGCATTGCCATGGGTTCAGGCACAGCTGTGGCCAAGACCGCCTCTGAGATGGTGCTGGCTGATGATAACTTTTCCACCATTGTAGCTGCAGTTGAGGAAGGGAGAGCCATTTACAACAACATGAAACAGTTCATCAGATACCTCATCTCCTCAAACGTGGGAGAGGTTGTCTG TATCTTCCTGACTGCAGCACTGGGTTTCCCTGAAGCCCTGATCCCTGTTCAGCTGCTCTGGGTCAACCTGGTGACCGATGGTTTGCCTGCCACCGCCCTGGGCTTCAACCCCCCAGATCTAGACATCATGAACAAGCCACCGCGCAACGCCCGCGAGCCGCTCATCTCCGGATGGCTCTTCTTCAGATACCTGGCTATTGGAT GTTATGTGGGTGCTGCCACTGTTGGTGCTGCTGCCTGGTGGTTTGTTGCTGCTGAGGATGGTCCCAGGATTACCTTTTACCAACTG AGCCACTTCCTGCAGTGTGGTCCAGAGAATCCAGACTTCAAAGGTCTGGACTGTGAGCTGTTTGAGTCTCCCTACCCAATGACCATGGCGCTGTCTGTGCTGGTCACCATTGAGATGTGCAACGCCCTCAACAG TGTGTCAGAGAACCAGTCCCTGCTGCGTATGCCTCCCTGGGAGAATGTGTGGTTGCTGGGAGCCATCTGCCTCTCCATGTCCCTGCACTTCCTCATCCTCTATGTGGAGCCTCTACCA ATCATCTTCCAGATCACACCTCTGAATCTCACCCAGTGGCTGATGGTGCTGAAGATCTCACTGCCTGTCATTCTGCTGGACGAGCTGCTTAAGTTTGCCGCCAGGAACTACCTGGAGCCCGGTAAAGAGCTGGAGAAGCCTGCCGGCACCAAaggctgctgcctgtctgcatgTATGGAGGGAATCTCCTGGCCCTTTGTGGCCGTTTCCCTCCCCTTGGTGCTCTGGATCTACAGCTCCGACACTAACATGGCCGACATGTTCTGGTCCTGA